The DNA window ctacttgaatgcatgtccTTTATTTGCACAAGACTTGGTAATAGTTTTATATACATTTCTTTCAGGCTATATTTTGGAGTGAACTTTGCAGCAaacacaccagtcggagtctccgcACTCATTTTTGTACCGACGTATGCATTGATCTAATCACTGATCGTatagcggttaaggtaaaagagcttgtgCAGTCATAAGTATATAATTAATGTGATAATGttttatgattaatcacataCATTCACTTGTTACTTTTGACAGTCCTAAGTTCAACTATTTTTCCTAAAAttcgcattgaggctataaagtgtgtttttatccgattaatcaaacaaacttgTCGATGGATTACTAAATTAATCGGTAACTGCAGCCCCATTTTTACATGCATGAaataatgcaaaatatatatacattttgatgGCAATggataaattaacatttaacatcacttttaccttttattgaagaTTCTTGTTGGCAAAGACGGTGACGAGCCATGGAGGAGGAGGGGAAGAAGGAGCCCAATTATTTATTGAGTTCAATAGTGTTTCCTCAACTTTGTTTGACCTACTCGAAACTTATTTTgcagttgataaaaaaaaaatcacataagtGCGTTGTAACTGTAGCAAAGAACAACAGAGTTTAACGGTTGAATAGAGGTGGAGGAGAATAACTTTGGGGTGGGAGTAAAGTGCAATGCTCTGGTAATAAAGGTCAATCCTTCATGGCTGATTTTGCAGTAATAATACTTGTCTGTATCACCTTATAGGCCTCATTCTGCGCCAGTGGGTAGTTACAATAGTGGCAACCGGCCTATGACGTTTGGGAACCCAGGCGACCGTCTCCGTAAAAAGAGATGGAACCTGGACGAGCTGCCAAAATTTGAGAAGAACTTCTATACTGAGCATCCAGAAATCCAACGCTTGAGTCAGGTATGTATATCATTTCACCAACACTTAACTAACTGGATGTAATTTGGGAGGCATTCGGGAGGACATCTTGGCGCACGTTTGACCCTTCAAAAATAACATACGTTATTGATTGGAAACAAGTCAAACACTTGCGCCAGGTGGAAAATGGCTGAAGATTGTCTCTTTAGACTGcccacaagctcattgattggctCTGTGGTGCTGCCGTTCCTTACCAACGTGACAATGATGGACAGCACGCAGCAGCTGACCCATCAACGGTCAGATGCGAGATAGTTCGTATTATCCACCGATGATAAGCACACATTCTGCCaatctttttcaactttattACTGACCTTAACACACCAACAGCAGCCCGCAGAACACCGCTAGCATCGCAGCACTAAACTAGCCAGTAGCCACAACAGAGCACTTCTTGAGCGATGTTACATTCAGGAACCCTCGGAAGTGTGAGAATAAATATTATAAAAGTCGCTTTATGTAttctgtattgctgcaataattaAGACAATTTGTTGCTTattttattacttatttttaaataaattacttGGTTTAATTTATGTAATTagattgtttaaatcggggttcTAAACCCTTTTGATCTCAAGgcctaacttttccactacagaggggccctgtgcccacttaaatattaatactgaattattaatcttactcttgattttaatcgtattaaatagttatatttaacctacttacaaggttacaaccttgtcaaatgatatgaaaccttgatttaatcacaaatattattattcatttaacacataaaccttaggtttaggtcaggctgagtAGAAAAAGTAATACTACTCAAATATGCTGCATAAAAAGGGACTCATATATAACTAACAAACAATAAattcacatacaattatgttacgcttaaataaataaactaaattaatgattatgtttcttaaataaactttcAATGCAAAATACAGCGTTATCACTtaggtcataatttttgcgcttaagaattgTAAATATTACTTTAGCTCattactttttctgtttgtttgatattgtcattacacatagtggaaaaatatattacaaCTGACCACACCTGCGACCCATACGGACCGCACctgaaaaacagatattttttagcGGCCCTCTAGGGAGAGCTTCGGCCCAACAGTGGCCCTAAGGTTAGGAAACACTGATTTAAATGACTTAATCTGTTCAACTTCAATGTCACAAAAttcgataaaaataaaaaaggtttttGTTTACCTAGTTTAATTTATGTAATTAAGTTGTTTAAACGACTAGTCTGTTCGACTTGAATGTCACAACATTCCATAAGAATAAAATTCAGTGTTGTTTTGTACTGGTTCGGACACCAGCCCCGTTGTCGAAGTGCCAATCTTTGAAAATACAAACACCACCCATATCTATTCATATAACTCCAAAACATGCATCCTTTAAACCATGTCCTGTACTCTAGGTGGTTGTGTTCCCCCCCACTTCTGAAATCCAAATTTCATCCCTGAACGGAGCCTGTATTCATGTCATACTTAATTTCCAATTTTTATTAAAACCAGAAAAATGAAAAAGTAATGTTGTGTGAACAATGTCCATTTGCAGCAAGAAATGGAAGAGTTTCGTAGGAGGAAGGAAATCACCATTAAAGGCTCTGACTGTCCCAAAGCTGTCATCACTTTTCAACAGGCACAGTTTCCACGTGAGTAACACATTTCATTGTGTGTGCAGGTATAACCTAAAAAGAAAGTTTGGGTTATTTATTGCCCCCTTCCTTGTGGTAGAATATGTGATGGATGCGTTGACACAGCAGAACTTTACAGAGCCCACAGCAATCCAGTCTCAGGGCTTCCCTTTGGCTCTGAGTGGCAAGGACATGGTGGGGATAGCACAGACCGGTTCTGGAAAGACTCTAGCTGTAAGCATGCATGCATGTTAAATACCCTTCCGAATAATCACCACATTTACTAATACAGAAGGAATCCACATGATTGATTAATGATGTGAACGTTTTCAATATTAATGTTGCCCTCTGACACTACACTCTCTTTCCATATCTGCAGTACCTACTGCCCTCCATAGTGCACATTAATCATCAGCCCTACCTGGAGAGAGGAGATGGGCCCATTGTAAGTTCACATACTCAATTTTTCTGCTCAGTTTTTTGGTCAAACACAATCTGTTGTTtagtttgtttatattttgaaAAGGGATGTGCCGATTTTCTTGAAAAATTATGTGGTCGCCGTTGACAATTAATGCCCTTCATAAAGGCTAATCCCCTCTcgctaatattgtatttatttgtagtccCCCCGGCTGACAAGTTAGCAGCTAATTGTGTGACTCCATTTACACTATGTAGCTGCTCCCCTAAGTTATTAATAGTCACTACATTACGGCATATTAAGTGTCATTATCAAGTCTCATTATCAGGTATTAGGAggatgctaaacatgttacacgccAAAGCCAAGCTGGAGCGAGCATGCTAATACCTAAGCTAGCCGCTAAGTCTAGATGGAACcaagttacagcagaaagtaagcagcttttaacaggaaattaagaagtagattaataagagtcaaGAGAGAATGATATAACAGCGGTTGATGTGTCAGCATTGttacagtcagtacacgacacgtaagaggagggcagatcaatccataaattggtggtggcGAAACTAAGGGTAatatcagtatatgattgatactaAACTGATTAGATCGGTACAGTATTTTTTTGGGTAAGTACGTAATATGCAAGCGCAACGGCACACTGTGCTGCATTCAGTCTgtcgtttgtttatttttgaaaattactgGCAATTAAAAGTTGCACTCAGCAAgtgtatgtattattttattgtaaGCTATTTGGACACTACACACAGAGTTGACGTAAAATAAGATAACTCATTCAGTTCAGAAAAGCGCCATAATTTGTTTTGCCCTGTGATATCGTTTGAAGATGATTGCCCAAGAGCAGCGACACTTGAAAAACACCAATTTTTTAAGTTTTAATTAGGTGTATTTGCACCAAGTATCGGTATTAGATTGGTATCGCTGATACCATCCTGAATTTTACTCTATATCGAATTGGAAAGAATCAATATTATTGCACATCACTTGTGCTGATTGGCTACGAAAGCCTGTTACTTAaaccttaaaatgtaatattaaaacaaacaacagtcaatgttttgTGAAATATCATTGCCAAGAGATAACAGCACAAATATCACCTGAAATGTGTAgttccataaatatatatatttttaaagtaatacatattttatttttttaattaatagaaAACTCTGCCTTGACTAACATAACAGGCAATATGGCGACTGTGTGCAAGCAGATGACTTAAAAGGGGTTTGATATTTTACACCCTTCTCCTGCACTCCTGGGTTGAAACCCTTCCCTGGgatttgtgtaaaaaaacaaaggcACCTTATTGAtattaacatatgtatatattttttcgaCTCCTATATGGCTTTTTTGCAGGATCGCTGTGGAAAAGAGGCTAatgtttttgttgtattgttgtaATTGACTGAATTAGTTAACCATGCAAAATGCAATATATCACTGAATGGGACAGGACAGTAAATGTACATATGCACACTGTACACTGTTTGTGTTCCTAGGGTCCAGTCTACTTCTTGTTTTGTTGTCAGGCAGTCTTTGACTTTAATAAACCTCTTTGCCATCTTTCCTAATAGTGTTTGGTCCTAGCGCCAACAAGAGAACTGGCCCAGCAGGTTCAACAGGTGGCTTTGGAGTATGGCAGTTCTTCCAGAATCAAAAGCACCTGTGTCTACGGTGGAGCACCCAAAGGACCACAGATTCGAGACCTTGAGAGGGGTAGGTATGCTGTTAGTCGTGATGGCAGTTGGACACTGACGCTTCGACAACCAGGAGAGGAAGCGTCAAAAAAATGAActcattttttaaacaattggCTAAAGTTGTTGGTGCAAATTGTGTCACAGAAGCTTCCCTTTCCCGTTACTTGTAATGGCTGCTGATGTAAGAAATTTAAAATTCAGCTTTTTAATTATTATAGTCTAGAAGGTGTGGCCCAGAAAACAACACGCACAGAAAAAAAGGAACACATCCatgtggggaaaaaaactaaGCCTGGATGTTTAAGTTTTTAGTCTGTTTATCTGTCAAATGTGAATTCTATGCCTCCTTTTGACTTTTACTAAACTTGATTTTCTTCTTGCAGGTGTTGAGATCTGCATTGCCACTCCTGGTCGCCTGATTGACTTCCTGGAGTCAGGAAAGACCAACTTGAATCGCTGCACTTACCTTGTGTTGGATGAAGCTGACCGCATGCTAGACATGGGTTTTGAACCACAGATTCGCAAGATTGTTGATCAAATTCGGGTAGGCCATTTTTACCCTAGTATACCATCAACAAAATTATAAACACAACACTTGTTTTTACTCCTATCATTCATGAGCTGAAAGAAAAGATCTAAAACTTATTTCTCtctaatattttttgcaaattctgCTTTGTCGAGAAAATCCATCAACCTGACAGGTGTGTCTGAGGTGGTCAGAAAACCAGTATCAGTATCTGGTGTCAGAATAGTTTTTTCTCCCACAGTGCAAAACATCTGCTTGGCATAGGTTTGATCGGGTTGTTGAATGTTGGTCCACTTAAATTGGTGTGCCAAGTTACCTAATATTAGCAGGAACTTCAACATGCTGTTGTTTACGCCAACCCAGAGCACCCCAAACATGCTTAACGGGTGACATGTCAGCTGAGTATTCTGGCTAAgaaagaactgggatgttttcagagtCCAGGAATTGTATATAGATCATTGCAACATGGGGCTGTGCATAATCCCGTCACAGTGTCTCATGGCCTTAAAAAGGAAATCAATAAAATCCACCTGTGTTTATTTTCCATACACCTCGTTCCAACTATCAATCACCATCATTCCTGTACCCAAAAGCTAGCCAGTGACAGGCCAGTAGTCCTTACTCCGATAGTTATGGagtgctttgagaggctggtCATGGGCCAGATTAAGACCTCCATTGAAGTCAGCGGGGACCTTCATCAGAATGCCAGCAGGAAGAACCGCTCCAGTGATGAGATGGCGTAATCAGTGGAGCGGTTCATCCTGTCAACCCACATGTAGAGCAGGAACTCCTATGTCCGCCTGCTCTTCTTGGACTCCacttctgccttcaacaccatcatcccacagACCCTGGTGAACAAGCTGGACACACTAGGGCTGGACTCTATTTAAAATGCTATTTTCTTCTGGTGCTCATGAGGCTAAATCTTGGATCTGGGGTACTACATGTTGTGCCATCTCacgtgtgctggtatgacaataaagttccttaaACCCTTGAatgatgggagcaaaaacaagtgttgcGTTAACAGTATATTTTTGTTGAGTGTATATAATTTTCTTGTGTTTTCCATTCAAGCCGGACAGACAAACACTAATGTGGAGTGCAACTTGGCCCAAGGATGTCCGTCAGCTTGCTGAAGACTTCTTAAGAGACTACATCCAGATTAATGTTGGAGCCCTGGAACTCAGTGCCAACCACAACATCCTGCAAATTGTTGATGTTTGCATGGAAAACGAAAAGGATCACAAGTAATGTCTTTGTGTTGATCTTTTTTTCATCCTTTTATTCCACTCAACAGCATCGCAGAGCACCCAATTAGATTTAAGTAACGCTACTCCTTTGCCTTCTTGTGTCTAGACTTATTCAGCTGATGGAGGAGATTATGGCAGAGCAGGAAAACAAAACCATCATCTTTGTGGAGACAAAGAAATCCTGTGATGAACTGACAAGAAGGATGCGGAGGGATGGGTTAGTGCTACTATTTGAGAGCAACTGAGTACGGTGGCATAAAACATAATCCTGCTGTCCTGTGTCCCCCCCATACTTAGGTGGCCAGCCAGGTGTATCCATGGAGACAAGACCCAGCCAGAAAGAGACTGGGTACTTTCAGGTCTGAGAAACACAACTTTCAATCCTCGTTGAAATAAGCCATTGTTAAAATTAATATCAAAGAGTTGTTTCGGAATTTATCTTTCTTAATTTCCACAGACTTCCGAAACGGGAAAGCTCCCATTCTGATTGCCACAGATGTTGCCTCTCGGGGTTTGGGTATGTTGCCTCTTTAAAACTAGTCCCTCACCTTTATCATTGAACGCCACTCTGCAGTAGTATTAACTTGAATCTATCTACATGATATTTAGCAGAAGTTTGTGTACAAAAAATTGTCTAACATATTCTACGCCTCAAAAGTGTCCAGTAGGTAAGTGACCTTTCTGAGACTGACAGTAGTTATCACTACTAAACAGTCAATGGCATTAAAGGGCAATACTTTTTTCTCTTAATATTTTGAAGGTGGTACGACATTGAGTTCCTTCTATTCAGTGGAACCCGCTTATGTCGACTACCTGCCTACGTCAACTAACTCATCAAATCCTGATCCCTTGTGTTTTTGTTATTACTGGAAAGGGCCCGCTTTGGTTGACGTCAACACACATGTATGACAACTTCTGTCAACTTGAAATTTCTGTGAAAATTTGATGTAGTATTtagagttggtaaaaaaaaaaaatgttttagattaATTAGTCATGATCTGTAATTAATGGATCTAATCACTTTTTTTAATCTCacctaaaaaaaaatgctgagaAAAGCCCTTAACTTGAGGTATTTTCATTCAAATTCATTACATTCATTCATTACAAAAGAttgataaataaccaaaaaagagGCATTATGAAGTAATGTATTGTTTTCAACAGACTTAAACAGATGTGGTCTTAGCctttcacaaaaataaaacatcaggggccgtatttatcaagcttcttagaattactcctaagaagtctgctaagagttgacttatgagtaaagaaattattcgctgaaagctgcacttaaaagttagttatcaagcgtcttactcacactttcagcgaagtgtaggactgaatagagctgaattacgacattactatgtgccgtaaacggaattttaggtgacgtcatttctgtgtccatagaaatgaccaatcacggaaggaatcccttgtctaagaataaagaaatatcttagaaatgtttaagtggacaatgggagtgtatattttgacaataaactacaaaataatacaaaacaaacaaacaatattggcaatgaatcaaaaataaatgtttccttttctttccaattcattaattaggcaactaatttgaaactggtgtgggtggctctatatatactagcccactgcagccacatgcagaaatcaacatggaatcgaaaagaaaACCAAACTGGCGAGAGGAGACGCCCCttgttaaatctgtgacaaaaataatacccgctctgtctgaacgataccgtttgatcagctgctcgtcatcaaacaaagccaggacatccttccgctccctgaacgttcgtgcacgtctctctcgcctcagtgccatcccccgctggcaactcctaaccacttaggacacctctgaaggtctcttaaatatcgtggagagtacgagtgattcttagacttaagaaagttgataaatagcttttattcttaaggttgagagtaggactaaatttcgcaaattctcaggacttaagtgtaaaatggcactctaagacgcttgataaatacggccccaagTCCATATGAAATGCTGAAGTTAACTGGTTGCTTTCTGTCTGCTTCAGAATAAAACAGACTCTTCAATCACAGTGCTTTAAGTTAGAACTTCAAAAAATGCATTGTTaatcatgaaaaaataaattcACGATGAAATTAAAAAACATGCGCTAAAGAAGAAGAATTAATCTAATTAGTTATATTATCTATCTAATTAATGCAATAATTTAACACCCCTTCTAGTACTGTGTTGTCAACTTCATTGTGAGCGGAGATACATAACAAATATAATGACCTACTGCCTACGTTATGCAGCATTaaaacatgcacatagtgactTCCTGTTTAGTGCCGAATAagattcaaaataaaagcatgccagTTTTAACCAAAATTCCTCCAAATCAACTAACAAACTGCACCATATTTTTCTTTTAGATTGTGAGACACCAGAATAAAGATGTGtgcatgtatacattttttgtagTCAAGGCATACATCGAAAGCATCACAGTTAAATAGAAGAGTATACGAATATATAAaaaaaggagaataaaaatatacaCATGGATGAAAACCATGTCAAAAAACTTCCACATTGCCC is part of the Entelurus aequoreus isolate RoL-2023_Sb linkage group LG22, RoL_Eaeq_v1.1, whole genome shotgun sequence genome and encodes:
- the LOC133639553 gene encoding probable ATP-dependent RNA helicase DDX17 isoform X2, producing MAERSIYNEFDRPHSAPVGSYNSGNRPMTFGNPGDRLRKKRWNLDELPKFEKNFYTEHPEIQRLSQQEMEEFRRRKEITIKGSDCPKAVITFQQAQFPQYVMDALTQQNFTEPTAIQSQGFPLALSGKDMVGIAQTGSGKTLAYLLPSIVHINHQPYLERGDGPICLVLAPTRELAQQVQQVALEYGSSSRIKSTCVYGGAPKGPQIRDLERGVEICIATPGRLIDFLESGKTNLNRCTYLVLDEADRMLDMGFEPQIRKIVDQIRPDRQTLMWSATWPKDVRQLAEDFLRDYIQINVGALELSANHNILQIVDVCMENEKDHKLIQLMEEIMAEQENKTIIFVETKKSCDELTRRMRRDGWPARCIHGDKTQPERDWVLSDFRNGKAPILIATDVASRGLDVEDIKFVINYDYPNSSEDYVHRIGRTARSTNKGTAYTFFTPGNARQARDLVRVLQEANQAVSPQLLQMVESCQGRGGGRMRYRSSNSHNPNMMYQDGNHRRMRHGEGSGGGRGGRPGYGRGERTNEAFSSSYNDRSRDGRNSHSSDQYQSYSGGYNAPGRGQSASNGGMDQSSQHQGQFAQPRPPSVLPGGPRPLIAKQFASPQPPVMGFMGRPPYPFKPPPPGPSPR
- the LOC133639553 gene encoding probable ATP-dependent RNA helicase DDX17 isoform X1 → MRRGYSYGDRDRGRDRPHSAPVGSYNSGNRPMTFGNPGDRLRKKRWNLDELPKFEKNFYTEHPEIQRLSQQEMEEFRRRKEITIKGSDCPKAVITFQQAQFPQYVMDALTQQNFTEPTAIQSQGFPLALSGKDMVGIAQTGSGKTLAYLLPSIVHINHQPYLERGDGPICLVLAPTRELAQQVQQVALEYGSSSRIKSTCVYGGAPKGPQIRDLERGVEICIATPGRLIDFLESGKTNLNRCTYLVLDEADRMLDMGFEPQIRKIVDQIRPDRQTLMWSATWPKDVRQLAEDFLRDYIQINVGALELSANHNILQIVDVCMENEKDHKLIQLMEEIMAEQENKTIIFVETKKSCDELTRRMRRDGWPARCIHGDKTQPERDWVLSDFRNGKAPILIATDVASRGLDVEDIKFVINYDYPNSSEDYVHRIGRTARSTNKGTAYTFFTPGNARQARDLVRVLQEANQAVSPQLLQMVESCQGRGGGRMRYRSSNSHNPNMMYQDGNHRRMRHGEGSGGGRGGRPGYGRGERTNEAFSSSYNDRSRDGRNSHSSDQYQSYSGGYNAPGRGQSASNGGMDQSSQHQGQFAQPRPPSVLPGGPRPLIAKQFASPQPPVMGFMGRPPYPFKPPPPGPSPR
- the LOC133639553 gene encoding probable ATP-dependent RNA helicase DDX17 isoform X3 — encoded protein: MTFGNPGDRLRKKRWNLDELPKFEKNFYTEHPEIQRLSQQEMEEFRRRKEITIKGSDCPKAVITFQQAQFPQYVMDALTQQNFTEPTAIQSQGFPLALSGKDMVGIAQTGSGKTLAYLLPSIVHINHQPYLERGDGPICLVLAPTRELAQQVQQVALEYGSSSRIKSTCVYGGAPKGPQIRDLERGVEICIATPGRLIDFLESGKTNLNRCTYLVLDEADRMLDMGFEPQIRKIVDQIRPDRQTLMWSATWPKDVRQLAEDFLRDYIQINVGALELSANHNILQIVDVCMENEKDHKLIQLMEEIMAEQENKTIIFVETKKSCDELTRRMRRDGWPARCIHGDKTQPERDWVLSDFRNGKAPILIATDVASRGLDVEDIKFVINYDYPNSSEDYVHRIGRTARSTNKGTAYTFFTPGNARQARDLVRVLQEANQAVSPQLLQMVESCQGRGGGRMRYRSSNSHNPNMMYQDGNHRRMRHGEGSGGGRGGRPGYGRGERTNEAFSSSYNDRSRDGRNSHSSDQYQSYSGGYNAPGRGQSASNGGMDQSSQHQGQFAQPRPPSVLPGGPRPLIAKQFASPQPPVMGFMGRPPYPFKPPPPGPSPR